The proteins below are encoded in one region of Amycolatopsis acidiphila:
- a CDS encoding NAD-dependent epimerase/dehydratase family protein, protein MRIVVTGATGNVGTALVRILREQDCSVTGLARRIPPAEGPYAAVDWVPGDLARPASLEPVLRGADALVHLAWAVNPSAGDPPMAATNLTGTRRLLDAAAAAGVPRIVCASSVAAYSPAPRWERVREDWPCDGISASAYSRGKAELERLLDVFAREHPDVLLTRVRPCAILQRDAGGEFGRWLLSPLLPAGIVAVPGFPLPLWPELRLQVVHAQDVAEAVWLALSAGFSGPVNLASDPVLRADDVAGLLGALRLPVPRPLLSGAAWSLWRAGVQPLHPGWLALADEAALADTTLARTELGWRPRRDAAAVLAEFADGLRDQAATSAKALAPRPATLRERLATLSWGRPSHQSQA, encoded by the coding sequence GTGCGCATCGTGGTGACTGGGGCGACCGGAAACGTGGGGACGGCACTGGTCCGGATCCTGCGCGAACAGGACTGCTCGGTGACCGGCCTGGCGCGGCGGATCCCGCCCGCCGAAGGGCCCTACGCCGCCGTCGACTGGGTGCCCGGCGACCTGGCCCGGCCCGCCTCGCTCGAACCGGTGCTGCGTGGCGCCGACGCCTTGGTGCACCTGGCGTGGGCGGTCAACCCCAGCGCCGGGGACCCGCCGATGGCGGCGACCAACCTGACCGGCACCCGGCGGCTGCTCGACGCGGCGGCCGCCGCCGGGGTGCCGCGGATCGTGTGCGCCTCGTCGGTCGCCGCCTACTCACCCGCGCCGCGCTGGGAGCGGGTGCGCGAGGACTGGCCGTGCGACGGGATCTCCGCGAGTGCCTACAGCCGGGGCAAGGCGGAACTGGAACGCCTGCTGGACGTGTTCGCCCGCGAGCACCCCGATGTGCTGCTCACCCGGGTCCGCCCGTGCGCGATCCTGCAGCGCGACGCCGGCGGCGAGTTCGGGCGGTGGCTGCTCAGCCCGCTGCTGCCGGCCGGGATCGTGGCGGTGCCCGGGTTCCCGCTGCCGCTGTGGCCGGAGCTGCGGCTGCAGGTCGTGCACGCGCAGGACGTGGCCGAGGCCGTGTGGCTGGCGCTGTCGGCCGGTTTCTCCGGGCCGGTCAACCTCGCGAGCGACCCGGTGCTGCGCGCGGACGACGTGGCCGGCCTGCTCGGCGCGCTCCGCCTGCCCGTGCCGCGCCCGCTGCTCTCGGGCGCGGCGTGGTCGCTGTGGCGGGCCGGGGTGCAGCCGCTGCATCCCGGCTGGCTCGCGCTGGCCGACGAGGCCGCCCTCGCCGACACCACGCTCGCCCGCACGGAACTGGGCTGGCGCCCGCGGCGGGACGCGGCCGCGGTGCTCGCCGAGTTCGCCGACGGCCTGCGCGACCAGGCCGCCACCAGCGCGAAGGCACTGGCCCCGCGCCCGGCGACACTCCGGGAACGCCTGGCGACGCTGTCGTGGGGACGCCCGAGTCACCAGTCGCAGGCCTGA
- a CDS encoding enoyl-CoA hydratase/isomerase family protein: MADLEYTVADGIGTILLNRPHRKNAFTHEMIEQWAEILVGARTDPDVRVIVLTGAGDAFCSGVDLGSGSMSGERPTPLQRKQHLSEHIHRIPFALEDLDKPVIAGINGVAVGAGMDMALMCDMRIIARSARLSEGYIRVGLVPGDGGCYYLPRLVGHAKALELLLTGDFIDAEEAARLGIANHVVDDDELPAAVTRLARKLADAPPIAVRTIKRAVYQSARSDLRTALDLISSHMAVVTSTQDSAEALAAFREQRPGSYAGH; the protein is encoded by the coding sequence ATGGCAGACCTGGAGTACACGGTCGCCGACGGGATCGGCACGATCCTGCTGAACCGGCCGCACCGCAAGAACGCCTTCACCCACGAGATGATCGAGCAGTGGGCCGAGATCCTCGTCGGCGCCCGCACCGATCCCGACGTCCGGGTGATCGTGCTGACCGGTGCGGGGGACGCGTTCTGCTCGGGGGTGGACCTGGGCTCGGGGTCGATGTCGGGCGAGCGCCCGACCCCGTTGCAGCGCAAGCAGCACCTGAGCGAGCACATCCACCGCATCCCGTTCGCCCTGGAGGACCTGGACAAGCCGGTGATCGCCGGGATCAACGGGGTCGCGGTGGGTGCGGGCATGGACATGGCGCTGATGTGCGACATGCGGATCATCGCCCGGTCGGCACGGCTGTCGGAGGGCTACATCCGGGTCGGCCTGGTGCCCGGCGACGGCGGCTGTTACTACCTGCCGCGCCTGGTGGGCCACGCGAAGGCGCTGGAGCTGCTGCTCACCGGCGACTTCATCGACGCCGAGGAGGCCGCGCGCCTGGGCATCGCCAACCACGTCGTCGACGACGACGAGCTGCCGGCGGCCGTGACCCGGCTGGCCCGCAAGCTCGCCGACGCGCCCCCGATCGCGGTGCGCACCATCAAACGCGCGGTCTACCAGTCCGCGCGCAGCGACCTGCGCACCGCACTGGACCTCATCTCGTCCCACATGGCCGTCGTGACATCCACACAGGACTCCGCCGAGGCGCTCGCCGCGTTCCGCGAGCAGCGTCCCGGCAGCTACGCCGGCCACTGA
- a CDS encoding zinc-binding dehydrogenase, which yields MATMLAARLEIDPRRLVVREVAVPEPGPGEVRVKVEAAGVCLSDAHLIDGSLTPQFLAAPEVTLGHEVAGVIDAIGPDVPAVWQEGARVALQAGERCGRCANCVRFRDPCLQVRTRGVDYDGGWAEYALAAQHTLVPLPDDLPFDQASIVPDAVSTPWGAISGTAQARPGRPAGVWGVGGLGAHAVQLLRMIGAVPIVAVDPLESARERALEFGADLALDPADPDLGKQVSAATGGAGLDTAFDMAGVPAVREQAVSCLGFGGKLVLVGLTPRPLTITDSIPLSFRRKQILGHYGSGPGDVETLIGLARHHRVEWSRSISGHLPLAEAADAVDRLVRKEGDPIRLILRP from the coding sequence ATGGCGACCATGCTGGCCGCACGGCTGGAGATCGACCCGCGCAGGCTCGTCGTGCGCGAGGTCGCGGTACCCGAGCCCGGCCCCGGCGAGGTCCGCGTCAAGGTCGAGGCCGCCGGGGTGTGCCTGTCCGACGCGCACCTGATCGACGGCAGCCTCACCCCGCAGTTCCTCGCCGCCCCGGAGGTCACCCTCGGGCACGAGGTCGCCGGGGTGATCGACGCGATCGGCCCGGACGTGCCGGCGGTGTGGCAGGAAGGCGCGCGCGTCGCGCTCCAGGCCGGCGAACGCTGCGGCCGCTGCGCGAACTGCGTCCGCTTCCGCGACCCGTGCCTGCAGGTCCGCACCCGTGGCGTCGACTACGACGGCGGCTGGGCCGAGTACGCGCTGGCCGCCCAGCACACCCTCGTCCCACTCCCCGACGACCTGCCGTTCGACCAGGCCTCGATCGTCCCGGACGCGGTGTCCACGCCGTGGGGCGCGATCAGCGGCACCGCGCAGGCGAGGCCCGGCCGCCCCGCCGGGGTGTGGGGGGTGGGCGGGCTCGGCGCGCACGCCGTGCAGCTGCTGCGGATGATCGGCGCCGTCCCCATCGTCGCGGTCGACCCGCTGGAGTCCGCGCGCGAGCGGGCCCTGGAGTTCGGCGCCGACCTCGCGCTCGACCCCGCCGACCCGGACCTGGGCAAGCAGGTGTCCGCCGCGACCGGCGGCGCCGGCCTCGACACCGCCTTCGACATGGCGGGGGTGCCCGCCGTGCGCGAGCAGGCCGTCAGCTGCCTCGGCTTCGGCGGCAAGCTCGTCCTCGTCGGGCTCACCCCGCGGCCGCTGACCATCACCGACAGCATCCCGCTGAGCTTCCGGCGCAAGCAGATCCTGGGCCACTACGGCTCCGGCCCCGGCGACGTCGAGACCCTGATCGGCCTCGCCCGGCACCACCGGGTCGAGTGGAGCCGCTCCATCAGCGGCCACCTGCCCCTGGCCGAGGCGGCCGACGCCGTCGACCGCCTCGTGCGCAAGGAAGGCGACCCGATCCGCCTCATCCTGCGGCCGTGA
- a CDS encoding GntR family transcriptional regulator: MPETPTQARTTSLAERAVLALRELVHDGVLLPGQPIRQAAVAEQLGISRVPVREALKNLESEGLVEPSPTGGFVVARLSADELSQIYLMRRLLETELLRRVSSVPEAELAALTELNGRMAELIDNPSRELRQLNQEFHFRMFRLSGLPHVVAETARLWEKTSPYRLVYSTERAARVRIVADHDKLIDALRRGDVERLIQFMDDHRGTGEQDVVSVLSHPHR, encoded by the coding sequence ATGCCCGAGACACCGACTCAGGCGCGGACGACGTCGCTCGCGGAGCGGGCCGTGCTCGCGCTGCGGGAGCTGGTGCACGACGGTGTCCTGCTGCCGGGTCAGCCGATCCGGCAGGCCGCGGTCGCCGAGCAGCTGGGGATCAGCCGCGTCCCGGTCCGCGAGGCGCTGAAGAACCTCGAGTCGGAAGGCCTCGTCGAGCCCTCCCCCACCGGGGGGTTCGTGGTGGCCCGGCTGTCCGCGGACGAGCTGAGCCAGATCTACCTGATGCGGCGGCTGCTGGAGACCGAGCTGCTGCGCCGGGTCAGCTCGGTGCCCGAGGCCGAGCTGGCTGCGCTCACCGAGCTCAACGGCCGGATGGCCGAGCTGATCGACAACCCCTCCCGCGAGCTCAGGCAGCTCAACCAGGAGTTCCACTTCCGGATGTTCCGGCTGTCCGGGCTGCCCCACGTCGTCGCCGAAACGGCGCGGCTGTGGGAGAAGACCTCGCCCTACCGCCTGGTCTACAGCACTGAGCGCGCCGCGCGGGTGCGCATCGTGGCCGATCACGACAAGCTCATCGACGCGCTGCGGCGCGGCGATGTGGAGCGGTTGATCCAGTTCATGGACGACCATCGGGGCACCGGCGAGCAGGACGTCGTCTCGGTGCTCTCCCACCCCCACCGGTAG
- a CDS encoding acyl-CoA dehydrogenase family protein: MPFQGFDLPEELKMLSDTIAEFVREEIVPAEAAVPGDARAIPAEQLAKLRQKARDAGFWCLEAPKEFGGGGLSTFEGIVLTEQMAKHRYSFPSPGGGVFGIEPPVVLYKGSPRQIEKYVLPTIEHSWPAFTAISEPTGGSDPARAIRTTATRDGDTYRINGHKLWTTGADSARYGIVYARTDRTAGRGGISAILIDAGTPGMNVTSVPVLRDHWTTEVLFDDCVVPAENLIGEEGQGFGLAQQWLVRGRLRYAAQAIGVAEEAVRIASDWAKSRETFGALLATRQAVQFAIADARVRITAARHLTWEAAWDADQGRDARTKASIAKLYGTETGFAVVDAMMQILGGMGMTKDLPLEHWFRGLRVARVVEGPSEIHRFLIARDMLGGAALGRTS, from the coding sequence TTGCCGTTCCAAGGTTTCGACCTTCCCGAAGAGCTGAAGATGCTGTCGGACACGATTGCGGAGTTCGTCCGCGAGGAGATCGTGCCCGCGGAGGCCGCCGTGCCGGGCGACGCCCGGGCGATCCCCGCCGAGCAGCTGGCGAAGCTGCGGCAGAAGGCGCGTGACGCCGGGTTCTGGTGCCTGGAGGCGCCGAAGGAGTTCGGCGGCGGCGGGCTGAGCACGTTCGAGGGGATCGTGCTCACCGAGCAGATGGCCAAGCACCGCTACAGCTTCCCCTCCCCCGGCGGCGGCGTGTTCGGCATCGAGCCACCGGTGGTGCTGTACAAGGGCAGCCCGCGTCAGATCGAGAAGTACGTGCTGCCCACGATCGAGCACTCGTGGCCGGCGTTCACCGCGATCAGCGAGCCGACCGGCGGGTCGGACCCGGCGCGGGCGATCCGGACGACCGCGACCCGTGACGGGGACACCTACCGCATCAACGGGCACAAGCTGTGGACCACCGGGGCGGACTCCGCGCGCTACGGGATCGTCTACGCCCGCACCGACCGTACCGCCGGGCGGGGCGGGATCAGCGCGATCCTCATCGACGCCGGCACTCCCGGGATGAACGTCACCAGCGTGCCGGTGCTGCGTGACCACTGGACCACCGAGGTGCTCTTCGACGACTGCGTGGTCCCGGCGGAGAACCTCATCGGCGAGGAGGGCCAGGGCTTCGGGCTCGCGCAGCAGTGGCTGGTGCGCGGCAGGCTGCGGTACGCGGCGCAGGCGATCGGGGTCGCCGAGGAAGCGGTGCGGATCGCGAGCGACTGGGCCAAGTCGCGCGAGACGTTCGGCGCGCTGCTGGCCACCCGCCAGGCGGTGCAGTTCGCCATCGCCGACGCGCGGGTGCGGATCACCGCCGCCCGGCACCTGACCTGGGAGGCAGCCTGGGACGCCGACCAGGGCCGGGACGCGCGGACGAAGGCGTCGATCGCGAAGCTGTACGGCACCGAGACCGGGTTCGCCGTGGTGGACGCGATGATGCAGATCCTGGGCGGCATGGGCATGACCAAGGACCTGCCGCTGGAGCACTGGTTCCGCGGGCTGCGGGTGGCCAGGGTGGTGGAGGGGCCGAGCGAGATCCACCGGTTCCTCATCGCGCGGGACATGCTCGGCGGCGCGGCGCTGGGCCGGACCTCGTGA
- the trxA gene encoding thioredoxin — protein MATVELTKENFDETVGRDGMVLVDFWASWCGPCRQFAPVYEKASDTHDDVVFGKVDTEAQQELAAAFGISSIPTLMIVRDGVVLYAQPGALPEPALEELIGKARELDMDEVRAEVAKQQQEQQS, from the coding sequence GTGGCAACGGTCGAACTGACCAAGGAGAACTTCGACGAGACGGTCGGGCGGGACGGCATGGTCCTGGTCGACTTCTGGGCGTCCTGGTGCGGTCCGTGCCGGCAGTTCGCCCCGGTCTACGAGAAGGCGTCCGACACCCACGACGACGTCGTGTTCGGCAAGGTCGACACCGAGGCCCAGCAGGAGCTCGCGGCCGCGTTCGGCATCTCGTCCATCCCGACGCTGATGATCGTGCGCGACGGCGTCGTGCTCTACGCCCAGCCCGGCGCGCTGCCCGAGCCCGCGCTCGAGGAGCTCATCGGCAAGGCCCGCGAGCTGGACATGGACGAGGTCCGCGCCGAGGTCGCCAAGCAGCAGCAGGAGCAGCAGTCCTGA
- a CDS encoding long-chain-fatty-acid--CoA ligase — MLNLSVLLESTARAHPDRTAVVSGEQTISYAELDRKARQLAEAVRARGVRPGDRVALICPNLPEFPVVYFGLLKAGAVVVPLNPLLKERELEFIFGDSGAVAVFAWEGSEQLPVLDTARRAAAAAPGTPEVIALGELADLLAPHPGTAATEPTGAEDPAVIIYTSGTTGTPKGATLSHVSLLLNARMKELLIPKHDHDVVLVALPLYHIFGQTSVLNGNIHGGATLVLLPRFDPGTALDLLIEHRVTLFSGVPSMFQAFLQVDPDGVRLRKAAETVRLITSGGAPLPVAVFERFDRLCGLQIRQGYGLSETSPTVTFCPWDEPIRPASVGKPVWGVDIQVFDHQDQPVPAGTVGEIVIRGHCLMLGYFNRPEATAEAIRDGWFHTGDLGRFDEDGWLYVVDRLKDLILRGGYNVYPAEVEQVLLQHPSVAMTAVVGQPHERLGQEVVAYVVPRTGHEVDVEELSAFARERLAEYKYPRRIIVQDELPMTSTGKILKRALP, encoded by the coding sequence ATGCTCAATCTCTCGGTACTGCTGGAGTCGACCGCGCGGGCACACCCCGACCGGACCGCCGTGGTCTCCGGCGAGCAGACCATCAGCTACGCCGAGCTGGACCGCAAGGCCCGGCAGCTCGCGGAGGCCGTCCGCGCCCGCGGGGTGCGCCCCGGCGACCGGGTGGCGCTGATCTGCCCGAACCTGCCCGAGTTCCCCGTCGTCTACTTCGGGCTGCTCAAGGCCGGCGCGGTGGTGGTCCCGCTCAACCCGCTGCTCAAGGAGCGCGAGCTGGAGTTCATCTTCGGCGACAGCGGCGCGGTGGCGGTGTTCGCGTGGGAGGGCAGCGAGCAGCTGCCGGTGCTGGACACCGCGCGCCGGGCCGCGGCGGCCGCGCCGGGCACGCCGGAGGTGATCGCGCTCGGCGAGCTGGCGGACCTGCTCGCCCCGCATCCCGGGACGGCGGCGACCGAGCCGACCGGGGCGGAGGACCCGGCGGTGATCATCTACACCAGCGGCACCACCGGCACCCCGAAAGGCGCCACCCTCTCGCACGTGAGCCTGCTGCTCAACGCGCGGATGAAGGAACTGCTGATCCCGAAGCACGACCACGACGTGGTGCTGGTGGCCCTGCCGCTCTACCACATCTTCGGGCAGACCTCGGTGCTCAACGGCAACATCCACGGCGGCGCCACACTCGTGCTGCTCCCCCGGTTCGACCCCGGCACGGCCCTGGACCTGCTCATCGAGCACCGGGTCACGCTGTTCTCCGGGGTGCCCTCGATGTTCCAGGCCTTCCTGCAGGTCGACCCCGACGGCGTGCGGCTGCGCAAGGCGGCCGAGACCGTCCGGCTGATCACCTCCGGCGGCGCCCCGCTGCCGGTGGCGGTCTTCGAGCGGTTCGACCGGCTGTGCGGGCTGCAGATCCGCCAGGGCTACGGGCTGTCCGAGACCAGCCCTACGGTCACGTTCTGCCCGTGGGACGAGCCGATCCGCCCGGCGTCGGTCGGCAAGCCGGTGTGGGGGGTGGACATCCAGGTCTTCGACCACCAGGACCAGCCGGTACCCGCCGGCACGGTCGGCGAGATCGTCATCCGCGGCCACTGCCTGATGCTGGGCTACTTCAACCGCCCGGAGGCGACGGCCGAGGCGATCCGCGACGGCTGGTTCCACACCGGCGACCTGGGCCGCTTCGACGAGGACGGCTGGCTCTACGTCGTCGACCGGCTCAAGGACCTCATCCTGCGCGGCGGCTACAACGTGTACCCGGCGGAGGTGGAGCAGGTGCTGCTGCAGCACCCGTCGGTGGCGATGACAGCCGTGGTCGGGCAGCCGCACGAACGGCTCGGGCAGGAGGTCGTCGCCTACGTGGTGCCGCGCACCGGGCACGAGGTCGACGTCGAGGAGCTCTCCGCGTTCGCCCGGGAGCGGCTCGCCGAGTACAAGTACCCGCGCCGGATCATCGTGCAGGACGAGCTGCCGATGACCTCGACCGGCAAGATCCTCAAACGCGCCCTGCCCTGA
- a CDS encoding SRPBCC family protein: MVEISREVPAPPDAVYRVLADGWSYGSWVVGNSRVRQVDESWPEPGSRIHHSAGVWPLRINDVTVVRSVEPERRLDLHAELWLFGSAEIRITLEPLDSGRTRVVMAEELTRGPARLVPGPLQTLALWPRNAESLRRLADIAVGREA; this comes from the coding sequence GTGGTGGAGATCAGCCGGGAGGTGCCCGCACCACCGGACGCCGTCTACCGGGTGCTGGCCGACGGCTGGAGCTACGGCAGCTGGGTGGTGGGCAACTCGCGGGTCCGCCAGGTCGACGAGAGCTGGCCGGAACCGGGCAGCCGGATCCACCACAGCGCCGGGGTGTGGCCGCTGCGGATCAACGACGTGACGGTGGTGCGCTCGGTCGAGCCGGAGCGGCGCCTGGACCTGCACGCCGAGCTGTGGCTGTTCGGCTCGGCGGAAATCCGCATCACGCTGGAGCCGCTGGACAGCGGCCGTACGCGGGTGGTGATGGCCGAGGAGCTGACCCGTGGGCCGGCGCGGCTGGTGCCGGGGCCGCTGCAGACGCTCGCCCTGTGGCCGCGCAACGCCGAGTCCCTGCGCCGGCTCGCGGACATCGCCGTCGGCCGCGAGGCCTGA
- a CDS encoding CoA-binding protein translates to MTAAVGEHSRLDLGPLLRPASIAIVGASATPDIISGLPQRMLAQHGYRGAVYPVNPRHDSIDGLRCYPGIGAVPDPVDIALVVVNAERVNTVVAECGRAGARFVVIISSGFAEQSDGGRRQRELRALCDQFPRMRVLGPNAEGLMNVVDAIPVGFSPTINYDRGLDRLIAGDVAVVAQSGGLGFALFNDGLGRGLGFSHVVSTGNEVDLDLADVAEHLVQDPATRVLLLFVEGLTDPGRLAKIGAAARAQGKQVIAAKVGTTAAGRRAALAHTAHDPGDGAQFARALDEGGVLLAADQEELVDLAMVFSRTRVPAGRRVGVVTTSGGAGTWLADDLVLAGLRLPVLGAGTQERLRALIPAYGSAANPVDTTAQVLSRGGISPVLRLLADSGEVDALVLVATLADAKQLEREQEELIALAGQVPLVIYSYTRPAPRSLRLLEQFGIAAFTSGRRTAAALAALTREVTAAG, encoded by the coding sequence GTGACCGCGGCGGTGGGCGAGCACTCGCGGCTGGACCTCGGCCCGCTGCTGCGCCCGGCGTCGATCGCGATCGTCGGTGCGTCGGCGACCCCGGACATCATCTCCGGGCTGCCGCAGCGGATGCTGGCCCAGCACGGCTACCGCGGCGCGGTGTACCCGGTGAACCCGCGCCACGACAGCATCGACGGGCTGCGCTGCTATCCCGGGATCGGGGCGGTGCCGGACCCGGTGGACATCGCGCTCGTCGTGGTCAACGCCGAACGGGTCAACACCGTCGTCGCCGAGTGCGGGCGCGCGGGCGCGCGGTTCGTGGTGATCATCAGCTCCGGGTTCGCCGAGCAGTCCGACGGCGGACGGCGCCAGCGCGAGCTGCGGGCGCTGTGCGACCAGTTCCCGCGGATGCGGGTGCTGGGACCCAACGCCGAGGGGCTGATGAACGTCGTGGACGCGATCCCGGTGGGGTTCAGCCCGACGATCAACTACGACCGCGGGCTCGACCGGCTGATCGCCGGGGACGTCGCGGTGGTCGCCCAGAGCGGCGGGCTGGGGTTCGCGTTGTTCAACGACGGGCTCGGCCGCGGGCTCGGGTTCAGCCACGTCGTCAGCACCGGCAACGAGGTGGACCTGGACCTGGCCGACGTGGCGGAGCACCTCGTGCAGGACCCGGCGACGCGGGTGCTGCTGCTGTTCGTCGAGGGCCTGACGGACCCGGGGCGGCTGGCGAAGATCGGCGCGGCCGCGCGGGCGCAGGGCAAGCAGGTGATCGCGGCAAAGGTCGGCACGACCGCCGCCGGGCGGCGCGCCGCGCTCGCCCACACCGCGCACGACCCGGGCGACGGGGCGCAGTTCGCGCGGGCGCTGGACGAGGGCGGCGTGCTGCTGGCCGCCGACCAGGAGGAGCTGGTGGACCTGGCGATGGTGTTCTCGCGGACCCGGGTCCCGGCGGGACGGCGGGTCGGCGTGGTGACGACCTCGGGCGGGGCCGGCACCTGGCTGGCGGACGACCTGGTGCTGGCAGGCCTGCGGCTGCCCGTGCTGGGCGCCGGGACGCAGGAGCGGCTGCGGGCGCTGATCCCGGCCTACGGCAGCGCGGCGAACCCGGTGGACACCACGGCGCAGGTACTCAGCCGGGGCGGGATCTCGCCGGTGCTGCGGCTGCTGGCCGACAGCGGCGAGGTCGACGCGCTCGTGCTCGTCGCCACGCTGGCCGACGCCAAGCAGCTGGAACGGGAGCAGGAGGAGCTGATCGCGCTGGCGGGCCAGGTGCCGCTGGTGATCTACAGCTACACCCGTCCCGCGCCGCGCAGCCTGCGGCTGCTGGAGCAGTTCGGCATCGCGGCGTTCACCAGCGGCCGCCGGACGGCCGCGGCGCTGGCGGCATTGACCAGGGAGGTCACGGCCGCAGGATGA
- a CDS encoding phytoene desaturase family protein, translated as MEHAAETVDAVVVGAGHNGLVAANILADAGWDVLVLEAAETPGGAVRTAELTAPGFRNDVCSAFYPLGAASPVLSALGLHEYGLRWRHAPAPLAHVLPDDRAAVISRDLDRTMASVARFSPADADAWRAEFEAWTQMREQLLDALFQPFPPVRAAARLGRRLGVADSLRFARLVTMPVRALAEERFSGEGAQLLLAGNAQHTDLGPGDAGSAIFGWLLAMLAQDVGYPVPEGGAGRLAIALANRLTAAGGRVACQRPVTRIHTAGGEAVAVSDASGRLVRARRAVLATVPAPTLYRELLDPDVLPPRLLADLRGFHWDDPTVKVDWALSRPIPWRNPEVGQAGTVHLDADMTGLADYHHALSVGRLPEKPFLLLGQMTTADETRSPAGTESAWAYTHVPREHKWDRDSLRQFADRLEAVVERHAPGFTGHIEARAIHGPDDLFHVDGNLVGGAINAGTAAIHQQLFFRPVPGLARADTPVDRLFLAGASAHPGGAVHGGPGANAARAALRRASRGGTTYRRVIQRLNAAVYR; from the coding sequence ATGGAGCACGCAGCCGAAACGGTGGACGCGGTCGTCGTCGGGGCCGGGCACAACGGCCTGGTGGCCGCGAACATCCTCGCCGACGCCGGATGGGACGTCCTCGTCCTCGAGGCCGCCGAGACCCCGGGCGGCGCGGTGCGCACGGCCGAGCTGACCGCGCCCGGCTTCCGCAACGACGTGTGCAGCGCGTTCTACCCCCTGGGGGCCGCGTCACCGGTGCTCTCGGCGCTGGGGCTGCACGAGTACGGCCTGCGGTGGCGGCACGCACCCGCACCGCTGGCCCACGTCCTGCCCGACGACCGCGCCGCCGTCATCTCCCGCGACCTCGACCGGACGATGGCGTCGGTGGCGCGCTTCTCCCCCGCCGACGCCGACGCCTGGCGCGCGGAGTTCGAGGCCTGGACGCAGATGCGCGAGCAGTTGCTCGACGCGCTGTTCCAGCCGTTCCCGCCGGTGCGCGCCGCCGCGCGGCTGGGCCGCCGGCTCGGGGTGGCCGACAGCCTGCGCTTCGCCCGGCTCGTCACGATGCCGGTGCGGGCGCTGGCCGAGGAGCGGTTCTCCGGCGAGGGCGCGCAGCTGCTGCTCGCCGGCAACGCCCAGCACACCGACCTCGGGCCGGGCGACGCCGGCAGCGCGATCTTCGGCTGGCTGCTGGCGATGCTCGCCCAGGACGTCGGTTACCCGGTGCCGGAGGGCGGCGCCGGGCGGCTGGCGATCGCACTGGCCAACCGGCTCACCGCGGCGGGCGGGCGGGTCGCCTGCCAGCGCCCGGTCACCCGGATCCACACCGCCGGCGGCGAGGCCGTCGCGGTCTCCGACGCCTCCGGCCGCCTCGTGCGGGCCCGGCGCGCGGTGCTGGCCACAGTGCCCGCCCCCACGCTGTACCGGGAGCTGCTGGACCCCGACGTGCTCCCGCCCCGGCTGCTCGCAGACCTGCGCGGGTTCCACTGGGACGACCCGACGGTCAAAGTGGACTGGGCGCTCTCGCGGCCCATCCCGTGGCGCAACCCCGAGGTCGGCCAGGCCGGGACCGTGCACCTGGACGCGGACATGACGGGCCTGGCCGACTACCACCACGCGCTCTCGGTGGGCCGGTTGCCGGAGAAGCCGTTCCTGCTGCTGGGCCAGATGACCACCGCCGACGAGACCCGCTCGCCCGCCGGCACCGAGTCGGCCTGGGCGTACACCCACGTGCCACGCGAGCACAAGTGGGACCGCGACTCGCTGCGGCAGTTCGCCGACCGGCTGGAGGCGGTCGTGGAACGGCACGCACCCGGCTTCACCGGCCACATCGAGGCACGCGCGATCCACGGCCCGGACGATCTGTTCCATGTGGACGGCAACCTCGTCGGCGGGGCGATCAACGCCGGCACCGCCGCGATCCACCAGCAGCTGTTCTTCCGGCCGGTGCCCGGCCTCGCACGCGCGGACACCCCGGTGGACCGGCTGTTCCTGGCGGGGGCCTCGGCGCATCCGGGCGGGGCCGTGCACGGCGGGCCGGGGGCCAACGCCGCGCGGGCCGCGCTGCGGCGCGCGAGCCGTGGCGGCACCACCTACCGGCGGGTGATCCAGCGGCTCAACGCCGCCGTCTACAGATGA